One genomic window of Actinomycetes bacterium includes the following:
- a CDS encoding DinB family protein: MTGADPKADLRRYLQAAREALLWKLEGLSEYDVRRPLVPTGTNLLGLVKHVASVEAGYFGDTFGRPFDEPLPWLDDGAEPNADMWATAEESREQIVNLYHRVWAHSDATIDALALDAIGHVPWWPQDRSEVTLHQILVHMIAETDRHAGHADIVRELIDGAAGLREGNDNMAPGDQAWWESYRSRLERVAQEAASA; encoded by the coding sequence ATGACCGGAGCAGATCCGAAGGCGGACCTCCGTCGCTACCTACAAGCCGCCCGGGAGGCCTTGCTGTGGAAGCTGGAGGGGCTCTCGGAGTACGACGTCCGCCGCCCGTTGGTGCCCACCGGCACCAACCTGCTGGGACTGGTCAAGCATGTGGCCAGCGTCGAAGCGGGGTACTTCGGCGACACGTTCGGCCGGCCGTTCGACGAGCCGCTGCCGTGGTTGGACGACGGTGCCGAACCAAACGCCGACATGTGGGCCACCGCCGAGGAGTCGCGGGAGCAGATCGTCAACCTGTATCACCGTGTCTGGGCGCACTCGGACGCCACGATCGACGCGCTGGCGCTGGATGCAATCGGCCACGTGCCATGGTGGCCGCAGGACCGTAGCGAGGTCACGCTGCACCAAATCTTGGTGCATATGATCGCCGAGACCGACCGGCATGCTGGCCACGCCGATATCGTCCGGGAACTCATCGACGGGGCCGCTGGGCTGCGGGAGGGCAACGACAACATGGCGCCAGGCGACCAGGCTTGGTGGGAGAGCTACCGCAGCCGGTTGGAGCGTGTCGCGCAGGAGGCCGCCTCGGCCTGA
- a CDS encoding class I SAM-dependent methyltransferase has product MDDGDGYFGERVAATYDESSADMFEPGVVDAVADVLAGLAGGGRALELGIGTGRIALPLARRGVPVYGIDLSRAMVARLRAKPGGDAIGVTIGDFATTRVDGTFSVAYLVFNTIMNLTTQAAQVACFRNVAAHLEPGGCFVIEVGIPDLRRLPAGQNVVPFHVSPTRWAFDVYDVATQAMSSNYVEVVDGRGEYTSIPFRYVWPAELDLMAQLAGLRLRERWDGWTRESFTSESRQHVSIWEKPTS; this is encoded by the coding sequence ATGGACGATGGGGACGGCTACTTCGGAGAACGTGTCGCGGCGACGTACGACGAGTCGTCGGCGGACATGTTCGAGCCGGGCGTCGTGGACGCGGTGGCCGACGTTCTGGCTGGGCTCGCCGGCGGCGGCCGGGCCCTGGAGCTGGGCATCGGGACGGGACGCATCGCACTACCGCTGGCGCGCCGCGGCGTCCCGGTCTACGGCATCGACTTGTCTCGGGCGATGGTTGCCCGGCTGCGCGCCAAGCCGGGCGGCGACGCGATCGGCGTGACGATCGGCGACTTCGCCACGACGAGGGTGGACGGGACGTTCTCCGTCGCGTACTTGGTCTTCAACACGATCATGAATCTGACGACGCAGGCGGCGCAGGTGGCCTGCTTCCGCAACGTCGCGGCTCACCTTGAACCCGGCGGCTGCTTCGTCATCGAGGTCGGGATCCCCGATCTGCGAAGGCTCCCGGCCGGGCAGAACGTCGTGCCGTTCCACGTGAGCCCGACGCGGTGGGCGTTCGACGTCTACGACGTCGCCACGCAGGCGATGAGTTCGAACTACGTCGAGGTCGTCGACGGCCGTGGCGAGTACACCTCGATCCCCTTCCGGTACGTGTGGCCGGCAGAGCTCGACCTGATGGCCCAGCTCGCAGGGCTGCGACTGCGCGAGCGGTGGGACGGGTGGACGCGGGAGTCCTTCACGAGCGAGAGTCGCCAGCATGTCTCGATCTGGGAGAAGCCCACCAGCTAA
- a CDS encoding sialidase family protein encodes MRLLIAVLLVVAYWRLTLVLQRPSRAARSVGAGPAAGPPVEPERVGQQRGVQQPVVGRWRWLLVAAWAIAIALVIVAGLFFALGWVSAMLIVVWLVVVVVPIRFAHALEEPLQRLAYQVAAVSVGAALSIGGGAARQPLGPTLSTWQAVTSSSQVAPGVARTPDGLLHLAFRDADGHRLLHVAVKDGRPRPLDVIADGWGGLNPTTALVARRDGSLQVFFGGTPPQSYAADFTHIKTATSNDGGRTWSAYQQTRVHLYAYIHSIGTATLGGDGRAIVAWPGFGGLWFGQGEPLQVGGGGYFLDNVAVAPTKDGAVVAYYNSVNPLGGNPVGVFVQTARPSGYTSPPTEAPNWGSSAIALTDRPGRDGQFLAYLGKQGEVYLWRVASAAPLTVGTAPPERRSQRPPMTKAGSGWCGPQRTGCTPRVPTPP; translated from the coding sequence GTGCGCCTGCTGATCGCGGTGCTGCTGGTGGTGGCGTATTGGCGACTGACCTTGGTGCTCCAGCGGCCCAGCCGTGCTGCGCGCTCGGTCGGAGCTGGTCCGGCCGCCGGGCCACCGGTGGAGCCGGAACGGGTCGGGCAGCAGCGTGGCGTGCAGCAACCCGTCGTGGGGCGGTGGCGGTGGTTGCTGGTCGCGGCCTGGGCCATCGCCATCGCGCTGGTGATCGTGGCTGGACTGTTCTTTGCCTTGGGTTGGGTGTCCGCGATGCTGATCGTGGTGTGGCTGGTGGTCGTGGTGGTGCCGATCCGGTTTGCCCACGCCCTCGAGGAGCCGCTGCAGAGGTTGGCCTACCAGGTCGCGGCGGTCAGCGTGGGCGCGGCGCTGAGCATCGGTGGCGGGGCGGCGCGCCAGCCGCTGGGACCGACGCTGTCGACCTGGCAGGCCGTGACGTCGTCGTCGCAGGTTGCCCCCGGGGTGGCCCGGACCCCTGACGGGCTGCTGCACCTGGCGTTCCGCGACGCCGACGGGCACCGGCTGCTGCACGTGGCCGTCAAAGACGGGCGGCCGAGGCCACTGGATGTCATCGCGGACGGCTGGGGAGGCCTGAACCCCACCACCGCGCTGGTCGCCCGCCGCGACGGGTCACTGCAGGTGTTCTTCGGCGGCACCCCGCCGCAGAGCTACGCCGCGGACTTCACCCACATCAAGACCGCCACTTCCAACGATGGCGGGCGAACCTGGTCGGCCTACCAGCAAACAAGGGTGCACCTCTATGCGTACATCCATTCGATTGGGACGGCAACGCTGGGAGGGGATGGACGTGCGATCGTCGCCTGGCCGGGCTTTGGAGGGCTCTGGTTCGGCCAGGGCGAGCCGCTGCAGGTCGGTGGCGGGGGCTACTTCCTGGACAACGTTGCCGTGGCGCCCACGAAGGACGGCGCAGTGGTCGCCTACTACAACTCTGTCAACCCGCTGGGTGGAAACCCGGTCGGTGTGTTCGTCCAGACCGCGCGCCCGAGCGGATACACCAGCCCGCCGACAGAGGCACCCAACTGGGGTTCCAGCGCGATCGCACTCACCGACCGGCCCGGCAGGGACGGGCAGTTCCTGGCCTACCTGGGAAAGCAGGGTGAGGTCTACCTGTGGCGGGTCGCCAGCGCGGCACCGTTGACGGTGGGGACGGCGCCGCCGGAGCGTCGGTCGCAGCGACCGCCGATGACAAAGGCCGGGTCTGGGTGGTGTGGTCCGCAGCGGACGGGCTGCACGCCGCGCGTACCGACGCCGCCGTGA
- a CDS encoding VOC family protein: MAKVKPIPEGYPQVTPYLYVEGASAAIEFYGKVFGATERMRMPGPDGTIGHAELQFGDSLVMVADEFPEMGARSPKAVGGTPVTLSVYVEDADGVFDRAVKAGATALRPVEDQFYGDRSGQFEDPFGHRWSVATHVEDVPPEEMARRAAAMGG, translated from the coding sequence ATGGCGAAGGTGAAGCCGATCCCCGAGGGGTACCCGCAGGTCACGCCCTACCTGTACGTTGAAGGCGCCAGCGCCGCGATCGAGTTCTACGGCAAGGTGTTCGGGGCAACCGAGCGGATGCGCATGCCTGGGCCCGACGGCACGATCGGCCATGCCGAGCTCCAGTTCGGCGATTCGCTGGTCATGGTGGCGGACGAGTTCCCGGAGATGGGCGCCCGCAGCCCCAAGGCCGTCGGCGGCACTCCCGTGACGCTGAGCGTCTACGTGGAGGACGCCGACGGCGTCTTCGACCGGGCCGTCAAGGCGGGGGCCACAGCCCTGCGCCCGGTCGAGGACCAGTTCTACGGCGACCGGTCAGGCCAGTTCGAGGACCCGTTCGGGCACCGGTGGAGCGTCGCCACGCATGTCGAGGACGTGCCGCCTGAGGAGATGGCCAGGCGGGCCGCGGCGATGGGCGGCTGA
- a CDS encoding GNAT family N-acetyltransferase yields the protein MVPEVVCRPVERETDEARGFLAREWKVADRGIFGAALDWTSRPVAVEARSDQELVGVAVGEVVAGMARLSDVLVAEPLQGAGVGGRLVELFCQRAAALGAGRCFLRCPDTDRHRRFYERHGFVRIARIPRYYHGMDFLEYMREPLSTLPEVGEAALPEVREAARPPGKRVVLASRGLSGWLRRRGRP from the coding sequence GTGGTGCCTGAGGTCGTCTGCCGGCCGGTGGAGCGGGAGACCGACGAGGCGCGCGGGTTCCTGGCCCGCGAGTGGAAGGTGGCCGACCGCGGGATCTTCGGCGCCGCGCTGGACTGGACGAGCCGCCCGGTCGCGGTCGAGGCCCGGTCGGACCAGGAGCTGGTCGGCGTGGCCGTGGGCGAGGTCGTCGCCGGCATGGCCCGGCTGAGCGACGTGCTGGTGGCCGAGCCCCTCCAGGGCGCCGGGGTGGGTGGGCGCCTGGTCGAGCTGTTCTGCCAGCGGGCCGCCGCGCTGGGCGCCGGCCGCTGCTTCCTGCGCTGCCCTGACACCGACCGCCACCGCCGCTTCTACGAGCGCCACGGGTTCGTGCGGATCGCCCGCATTCCCCGCTACTACCACGGCATGGACTTCCTCGAGTACATGCGCGAGCCGCTCTCAACCTTGCCTGAGGTGGGTGAGGCCGCCTTGCCTGAGGTGCGTGAGGCCGCGCGCCCGCCAGGGAAGCGTGTGGTGCTGGCCAGCCGGGGGCTGTCCGGGTGGCTCAGGCGGCGGGGTCGACCTTAG
- a CDS encoding metallophosphoesterase, giving the protein MILTVDPCPLDVELRLPAGGRLVFVSDLHLTEGGVTNDFNATNELCELVESLYRHPGEVILVLGGDVLDLLQVQAPREERAARALSGQDAATLGRTLCRLAGRPGATIVYLVGNHDSTLAWDPVGRELVMRQLGVSVVALYAHVRVEGEGGGEVQVVAEHGDQLDRYNRRTDPFDPLDVPPGDHIVTEVVNRLEAATERYPGLGLDQVDNVRPALMIPWWIVSNFFYRYMGRAVRNFAVPVVLLWILGHLLVGLLVASELERVAYLGARAVRWTASVVLTDLLLLFLVSPVLGRIFRRAAVAYGVPSPHEAEEETATRRAGVPALLDRRDPEASVLVTGHTHEPGLLRFPDGRVAVDAGCWVRGLVPVPARCGLPPVFVPAYPVNWVDVQAVPGGVVVALWSRRLAVERRRLEVLEWLAAKRPLPSAEAEPPRVVEEVVVAPRPAASQAASQAASQAASQAADPDSDPSRTRAGS; this is encoded by the coding sequence ATGATCCTGACGGTTGACCCCTGCCCACTCGACGTCGAGCTGCGTCTGCCCGCGGGCGGTCGCCTGGTCTTCGTGTCCGACCTGCACCTGACCGAGGGTGGCGTCACCAACGACTTCAACGCCACCAACGAGCTGTGCGAGCTGGTCGAGTCGCTGTACCGGCACCCCGGCGAGGTGATCCTCGTGCTCGGAGGCGACGTCCTCGACCTGCTGCAGGTGCAGGCGCCGCGTGAGGAGCGGGCGGCCCGCGCCCTCTCCGGCCAGGACGCGGCCACACTCGGGCGCACCTTGTGCCGGCTCGCCGGGCGGCCCGGCGCGACCATCGTCTACCTGGTCGGCAACCACGACTCCACCCTGGCCTGGGACCCGGTCGGGCGCGAGCTGGTCATGCGGCAGCTCGGCGTCTCCGTGGTCGCGCTGTACGCCCACGTCCGGGTCGAGGGCGAGGGCGGCGGCGAGGTCCAGGTCGTGGCCGAGCACGGTGACCAGCTCGACCGGTACAACCGGCGCACCGACCCGTTCGACCCGCTCGACGTGCCGCCTGGCGACCACATCGTCACCGAGGTGGTGAACCGGCTCGAGGCGGCCACCGAGCGCTACCCGGGGCTTGGCCTGGACCAGGTCGACAACGTCCGGCCCGCGCTGATGATCCCCTGGTGGATCGTTTCCAACTTCTTCTACCGCTACATGGGCCGGGCCGTGCGGAACTTCGCGGTGCCAGTCGTGCTGCTCTGGATCCTCGGGCACCTGCTGGTCGGGCTGCTCGTCGCCAGCGAGCTCGAGCGGGTCGCCTACCTCGGCGCCCGGGCCGTGCGCTGGACCGCCTCGGTGGTGCTCACCGACCTGCTCCTGCTCTTCCTGGTCTCGCCCGTGCTTGGCCGCATCTTCCGCCGGGCGGCGGTCGCCTACGGCGTCCCCTCCCCCCACGAGGCCGAGGAGGAGACCGCCACCCGCCGGGCCGGCGTGCCCGCGCTGCTCGACCGGCGCGACCCGGAGGCCAGCGTGCTGGTGACCGGCCACACCCACGAGCCTGGCCTGCTTCGCTTCCCGGACGGGCGGGTCGCGGTGGACGCCGGCTGCTGGGTCCGCGGGCTGGTGCCCGTGCCGGCCAGGTGCGGGCTCCCGCCGGTGTTCGTGCCCGCTTACCCGGTGAACTGGGTCGACGTCCAGGCGGTGCCCGGTGGGGTGGTGGTCGCCCTGTGGTCCCGCCGGCTGGCGGTGGAGCGGCGCCGGCTGGAGGTGCTCGAGTGGCTGGCTGCCAAGCGCCCCCTCCCGTCGGCCGAGGCCGAGCCGCCACGGGTCGTCGAGGAGGTGGTGGTCGCGCCCAGGCCGGCGGCGTCCCAGGCGGCGTCCCAGGCGGCGTCCCAAGCGGCGTCCCAGGCGGCGGACCCAGATTCGGACCCGTCGAGGACCCGGGCCGGCTCGTGA
- a CDS encoding class I SAM-dependent methyltransferase yields MTEPVAEGTSASGSVAFDRAAGYYDATRGLPPDVSEQVADRMEAVAGPDARFLEIGVGTGRIALPLHRRGRRVTGVDLSVPMMAEYRRKAAAAGLAAPPLVRADVTRLPFRDASADVVVEVHVLHLVPAWREALPELRRVLAPGGLVLVGRGGGHGEDPRSPRDLVSRRMRELVGDRPHVGARDDEEKLEALAAVGGAVEQLEPVRWDCEETWADALAEIEGRCYSYSWGVPEPAWAAAARRLRAEVEAEHPDLHAPVGVPSVFRLAAVRF; encoded by the coding sequence GTGACCGAGCCGGTCGCCGAGGGGACCAGCGCGAGCGGGTCGGTCGCCTTCGACCGGGCCGCCGGCTACTACGACGCCACCCGCGGCTTGCCCCCGGATGTCAGCGAGCAGGTCGCCGACCGCATGGAGGCGGTCGCCGGCCCGGACGCCCGGTTTCTGGAGATCGGCGTGGGCACCGGCCGGATCGCCCTCCCCCTGCACCGCCGCGGCCGCCGCGTCACCGGCGTCGACCTGTCGGTGCCGATGATGGCCGAGTACCGGCGCAAGGCGGCCGCGGCCGGGCTGGCCGCCCCGCCCCTGGTCCGGGCCGACGTCACCCGCCTCCCCTTCCGCGACGCGAGCGCCGACGTGGTGGTCGAGGTGCACGTCCTCCACCTGGTCCCCGCCTGGCGCGAGGCGCTGCCGGAGCTGCGCCGGGTGCTCGCGCCTGGCGGCCTGGTCCTGGTCGGCCGGGGCGGCGGCCACGGCGAGGACCCGAGGAGCCCCCGCGACCTCGTCAGCCGGCGGATGCGCGAGCTTGTCGGGGACCGGCCGCACGTGGGCGCCAGGGACGACGAGGAGAAGCTCGAGGCGCTCGCCGCGGTCGGCGGCGCCGTCGAGCAGCTCGAGCCGGTGCGGTGGGACTGCGAGGAGACCTGGGCGGACGCGCTCGCCGAGATCGAGGGGCGGTGCTACTCCTACTCCTGGGGTGTGCCCGAGCCGGCTTGGGCGGCGGCCGCGCGCCGCCTCCGGGCCGAGGTCGAGGCCGAGCACCCCGACCTGCACGCGCCAGTCGGAGTCCCCTCGGTGTTCCGGCTCGCCGCGGTCCGGTTCTGA
- a CDS encoding BNR-4 repeat-containing protein: protein MGGWRARLSPKAVVLTVLLVGAVLADPLGGAARAAGGQRVPVAQRDVGRDPAAATGPVQLTGDAAWCWFADPRAVTVTGQRTRTFIGWIDRSGRIDVASYDHASYMFTTAVLQTGIKVDDHSNPAILVLPDRRLAVFWSGHNGSQMQYRVGALPESVLRWGPVRTVGTNVPGPLGYTYPNPFRLAAEGGRTWLFWRGGNIKPAFSTTTDLVHWTPARSLLAGPSFKRPYLKVHANGVDSFDVAFTDAHPDPRESGGNTSVFYARYRAGAFHKADGTRIATLAQLPFTPAQADKVYDGVARGAPSWVHDVAVDPDGHPVIVYAAFPTTADHRYRYARWNGTGWDDHEITDAGGSIASQSNEPFYSGGVSLDHEDPSVVYLSKKVGAVWEIQRWTTPDGGAGWSAESVTSGSAQSNFRPVSPRQLRGGDLQVVWMHGSYPGFTTFQTSLTSLLSHAFTTLRVSAAPATISYGQSVRVGGRLLRSDTRALLAGRQVEVYGRRKGTTAWALLARRTTDGAGAITYDRRVGGTAEFQVRYRGSAAWARASSPIITVTVR from the coding sequence GGCCGACCCACTCGGCGGGGCGGCCCGGGCCGCCGGCGGGCAGCGGGTGCCGGTCGCCCAGCGGGACGTCGGCCGCGACCCCGCCGCGGCCACCGGACCGGTGCAGCTCACTGGCGACGCCGCCTGGTGCTGGTTCGCCGACCCGCGGGCGGTCACCGTGACCGGCCAGCGCACGAGGACGTTCATCGGCTGGATCGACCGGTCCGGCCGGATCGACGTGGCCAGCTACGACCACGCCTCCTACATGTTCACCACCGCGGTCCTGCAGACCGGGATCAAGGTCGACGACCACTCAAACCCGGCCATCCTGGTGCTGCCCGACCGCCGGCTGGCCGTCTTCTGGTCGGGACACAACGGCAGCCAGATGCAGTACCGCGTCGGCGCCCTGCCCGAGAGCGTGCTGCGCTGGGGCCCGGTGCGCACGGTCGGCACCAACGTGCCCGGGCCGCTCGGCTACACCTACCCCAACCCGTTCCGGCTCGCCGCCGAGGGCGGCCGGACATGGCTGTTCTGGCGGGGCGGCAACATCAAGCCGGCCTTCTCCACCACCACCGACCTCGTCCACTGGACGCCGGCCCGGTCGCTGCTGGCCGGCCCGTCCTTCAAGCGGCCCTACCTGAAGGTCCACGCCAACGGCGTCGACTCGTTCGACGTCGCCTTCACCGACGCCCACCCCGACCCCCGGGAGAGCGGCGGCAACACGAGCGTCTTCTACGCCAGGTACCGGGCGGGCGCGTTCCACAAGGCCGACGGCACCCGCATCGCCACGTTGGCGCAGCTCCCCTTCACCCCGGCCCAGGCCGACAAGGTCTACGACGGGGTGGCCCGGGGCGCCCCGTCCTGGGTGCATGACGTCGCCGTCGACCCCGACGGCCACCCGGTGATCGTCTACGCGGCCTTCCCGACCACCGCCGACCACCGCTACCGCTACGCGCGCTGGAACGGGACAGGTTGGGACGACCACGAGATCACCGACGCCGGCGGGTCGATCGCATCGCAGAGCAACGAGCCCTTCTACTCGGGCGGGGTCAGCCTGGACCACGAGGACCCGTCGGTCGTCTACCTGTCGAAGAAGGTCGGCGCCGTCTGGGAGATCCAGCGCTGGACCACCCCGGACGGGGGCGCGGGCTGGTCGGCCGAGTCGGTGACGTCCGGGTCGGCTCAGAGCAACTTCCGCCCGGTGTCGCCCCGCCAGCTCCGAGGCGGCGACCTGCAGGTGGTCTGGATGCACGGCAGCTACCCCGGCTTCACCACCTTCCAGACCTCGCTCACGAGCCTGCTCAGCCACGCCTTCACCACCCTGCGCGTCAGCGCGGCACCGGCCACGATCAGCTACGGCCAGTCGGTCCGCGTCGGGGGCCGGCTCCTGCGCAGCGACACCCGCGCCCTGCTGGCCGGACGGCAGGTGGAGGTGTACGGCCGCCGCAAGGGCACCACCGCGTGGGCGCTGCTGGCCAGGCGCACGACCGACGGGGCCGGCGCCATCACCTACGACCGCCGGGTCGGCGGCACCGCCGAGTTCCAGGTCCGCTACCGAGGCTCGGCCGCCTGGGCCCGCGCTTCGAGTCCCATCATCACCGTCACCGTCCGCTAG